From Opitutaceae bacterium, the proteins below share one genomic window:
- a CDS encoding alpha/beta hydrolase family protein — protein sequence MTTRNLSPQQMFIRLAGEHAPLCRFSGRSRRQFSAWKKSTLPKVLATLGDAPPKAPLDPELLAQWEENGLLRQRWIIDVQQHLSAIVLVNIPLGLASKERRPAILCCHGHGAFGKEPVMGNDSSPELRETIDLHRYDYGRVMAQKGFITYAIDWIGFGERNDNNKPNFRALGDGRDWCNIYYLHATMFGMTSLSINVAHGRAATDFVVSQPHVDPDRLGVMGLSGGGTMTVWMTLCDGRFKATEIICYSDLWSAFGIRDINYCGMQVAPGLYKLVDLPDLQGLIAPRPLLIDIGAQDSCFKVDTALKCQEQLTRIYRAAGAGDRLELDLHPGEHGWGGNRSEAFFRKHLGGDWSSEQPWSAAAAT from the coding sequence TTTCCGGAAGGAGCCGGCGTCAATTCAGCGCTTGGAAAAAATCGACTCTGCCGAAAGTCCTGGCGACTCTTGGAGACGCACCGCCCAAGGCTCCCCTTGATCCTGAATTGCTGGCTCAATGGGAAGAGAACGGACTGCTCAGGCAGCGTTGGATCATCGACGTCCAACAGCACCTGTCGGCGATCGTCCTGGTCAATATCCCACTGGGATTGGCCAGCAAGGAACGTCGCCCCGCCATCCTCTGCTGCCATGGTCACGGCGCTTTTGGAAAGGAACCCGTCATGGGCAATGACTCCAGCCCCGAATTGCGAGAGACGATCGACCTGCACCGCTACGATTACGGACGGGTCATGGCGCAGAAGGGATTCATCACCTATGCGATCGACTGGATCGGCTTCGGTGAACGAAACGACAACAACAAACCCAACTTCCGGGCCCTCGGCGACGGACGCGACTGGTGCAACATCTATTACCTGCACGCCACCATGTTCGGCATGACTTCGCTTTCCATCAATGTGGCCCACGGACGGGCAGCCACCGATTTTGTTGTCTCTCAGCCGCACGTCGACCCCGACCGGCTTGGGGTCATGGGCCTGAGCGGCGGTGGAACCATGACGGTATGGATGACCCTCTGCGATGGACGGTTCAAAGCAACCGAGATCATTTGCTACAGCGATTTGTGGTCTGCTTTCGGAATCCGCGACATCAACTACTGCGGCATGCAGGTGGCCCCGGGGCTATACAAACTCGTCGATCTACCCGATCTTCAAGGCCTGATCGCTCCACGTCCCCTTCTGATCGACATCGGGGCCCAGGACAGCTGCTTCAAGGTCGATACTGCCCTGAAGTGCCAGGAGCAGTTGACCAGGATCTACCGCGCCGCCGGAGCCGGGGATCGTCTCGAGCTCGACCTTCATCCCGGAGAGCACGGATGGGGCGGCAACAGATCCGAAGCCTTCTTCCGCAAGCATCTGGGGGGCGACTGGTCCTCGGAACAGCCCTGGTCGGCGGCAGCTGCTACCTGA
- a CDS encoding copper-binding protein → MKTPTVSFALALLAGSLFAVSQVSAHCGSCGVGDTASNEEHADKECSASCRMECCAKSEHADKECSASCEMECCAESGHALVGEVTNVMPDKRMVVVKHEEIEGVMAAMTMGFSVPESFDLSTLKKGDQIHARMVRDENGFLIKFITVVPPKA, encoded by the coding sequence ATGAAAACTCCCACTGTCTCGTTCGCCCTGGCCCTCCTGGCCGGTTCTCTCTTCGCTGTCTCCCAGGTTTCCGCCCACTGCGGGTCCTGCGGGGTTGGCGACACCGCTTCCAATGAAGAGCATGCTGATAAGGAATGCAGCGCGTCCTGCAGGATGGAATGCTGTGCCAAGTCCGAGCATGCCGATAAGGAATGCTCTGCTTCCTGTGAGATGGAGTGCTGCGCCGAGTCCGGGCATGCCCTGGTCGGCGAAGTCACCAATGTCATGCCCGATAAGCGCATGGTGGTGGTCAAGCATGAGGAAATCGAAGGCGTCATGGCTGCCATGACGATGGGCTTTTCCGTGCCGGAATCCTTCGATCTTTCGACGCTGAAGAAGGGAGATCAGATTCATGCCCGCATGGTCAGGGACGAGAACGGATTCCTGATCAAGTTCATCACGGTGGTCCCGCCGAAGGCGTAA